DNA sequence from the Halobacterium sp. DL1 genome:
CCTGGGCGACAAGCGTCGAGCGCTGGAACCCCGAGGTGTTCGACCCGTCGATGACGACCTTCCGCATCACGTGGGCGCGGTCGACGGGGTCCATGTCTAGCAGTTCGGCGATTTCCAGGGTCGTCGCCAGCGCCTCCTCGTCCAGACGGTGGGGCGGCTCGTCGTCCTCTTCGACGAGGCAGGTCGAGTCGTAGGCGAGATACTCGAACTCGCGTTCGACCTTGCTCTCCTCGAGAGCCGCCTCGTCGATCTCGCCAAGCTCCGAGCGCGTCGGGTGGAGGTAGCGCGTGAACGTCCGCTCGGACGCCTCGGGCTCCCGGAGCTCGGTCGGGCACTCGCAGAACAGCTTCGTCGCCGTGTCGAGTTGCTGGTGGATCTCCAGCCCGGCGACGAGGCCCAGTTCGTCGTAGTCGAACTCGGTCATTACGTGGAGGTGTGCGTCCGAGCGGTAAAAAACCGTTCAGTCGCTCCCGAGCGCGTCGAGGAGGCGGGTCTCCACGTTGTCGGAGATGTCGTCGGCCTCCTCGTCGTCGCGGTCCAGCGCAGCGGCGTCGCTCCCCGCGATGGAGCGCGACCCGGCGGTGTCGACGACGACAGAGGTGAGCGACCAGCGCCGCTGGAACACCGTCTGTCGCCGGATGACCGTCTGCACGCGGTCGTAGGGGACGATGCGGGTCTGGCGCCGCCAGAACCCGGCCTGCGTGACGACGTGGTCAGGCCCCAGGTCGTAGCCGCGGTTCCGGTGGGCGCGGTCCGCGGCCGGAACAGCGAGCACGAGCAGCGGGACGAGCGCCTGCCACGGGAACGAGACGAGGAACCGACTAATGGCGTAGCCGACGACGAGCAGGCCGACGCCCACGAACAGGTAGCGTCGGATGTAGCGCTTCCGGGCGCGCTCGGGCGGCCGGGAGAGGCGGATGTCGTGGAACGGCTCTAGCGTGTCCGCCATCTCGAATACCGCCGCGCGGGAGGCGATGGGGATGGCGGCCTCGGAGCCGCCGCTCGGGGAGCTACCGGGAGCGTAGCCAGCCGTCTCGACGGCCAGCGACGCGAAGCCGTAGCGCCGCATCAGGGGGTTGTCCTCGACGGAGACGGTCTGGAGCTTCGACAGCGGGATGGTGCCGTCTTTGACCTCGAAGAGGCCACGCTCGTAGCGGAGGTCGTCGCCGACGCGGCGGAGTTCGAAGCCGTAGAACCGCACCATCCGCGCGACGGCCGACACGACCCACAGCGCGACCATGGCAACGACGGCGATAGCGACGAGCAGGACAACGCCGAATCTGGTTATCTCCACCCTGTCGCTGACGAACGGCACGAGGAACGGCGCGAACGCCAGCACACTCGAGAACAGCCGCGGGTCGAAGGATAGCGCGCCGTACAGCGCCAGGTCGCGGTTCGACAGTTCGAACAGCGTCTCGCCGCGCCGCGTCGACTCGGTGCTCTCCGCCTCGGCCAGGTCCCCGGGCGCTCGTTCGTCGGCACCCTCCGCTTCGGCGCTCGGCGTGCCCGTTTTGCCCTGTGCGGCCGCGCGGCGCTCCCGGACCTCCTCCTGGAGTCGCTGGGCCTCCTCGCGGGAGACGTACCGGAGGCTGGCCTCGGTGCCCCCGCCGCCCGCCGTCTCCACGTCCACCTTGGCGAGGCCGAGCAAGCGGGCGACGAACGACCGCGTGACGTCGACGTTCTGGACGCGGCGGAGCGGAATCTCGCGCTCCCGCCGGGAGAACACTCCCGAGTAGATGTCGAGGCTGTCGGGCGTGAGTTCGTAGTGGAAGCGGCGGTAGTACGCCACCTCGTAGGTGAACACGGCGGCGATGGCGAGCACCGCGAGCACGACGGCGCCGCTCGTCAACAGCGGGTCGCCCTGGGCGAGTGCCACGCCGCCGACGAGGAACGCCCAGGCCATGCCGACGCCGCGGGAGACGACGCGGTACGGAATCGACAGCGGGTGGAGTTTCATACGGCGTCCCCGGCGTCGCCCTCGGTCGGTTCGCTCTCGATGGCGAGGCGGCGAAGCGTCTCCTGGGCTTCGTCGGCGCGTGCGGCCGTCAGCCCGGGTATCGAGACGTCCGCACCCCGGGAGCCCGCGGTGTAGACGACGACGCTCCCCAGGCCGAGCAGGCGCTGGAGCGGGCCGCGGCGGGCGTCGACGTGCTGGACCCGAACGTACGGGACGACCGTTCGCACGCTCACGAGGACGCCGCGCTCGATGTACAGCGTGTCCTCGCGCACGTCGAAGCGCCACGCACGGTAGCGCAGGAGGAGGTGGATAGTGCCCAGCACGCCGATGGTGCCGAACACGGCGGCGACGGCGACGACGGGAGCGACGACCCCGAGGAAGTCGACGTTGGCGACCGCGACGCCCGCGAGGACGGCCGCGACGGTGGCGAAGACGAGGACGCGGACGAACCAGACGAGCCGAACCCGGGAGTCGAGTCGTTCCATGCGTTCGCGTTGTGGAGGACGGTTAAGAAAGTAGGCGGAGCTTACCTGCCGTCGCGAGCGCTCTTCAGTCCTGACCGGGGATGCCGCGGTGGGTCATCTTCTCCGGGTCGAGGGCGTCTTCGGCCTCCTCCTCGCTGAGGTAGCCCTTCTCGACGACGACCTCCTTCACCGTCTTCCCCTCCTTGAGTGCGGTCTTCGCGACCTCGCTGGCCTTGTCGTAGCCGATGGCGGGGTTGAGCGCGGTCGCCAGCGCCATCGAGCGGTCGACCTGGCGCTCGCAGTGTTCCTCGTTGGCCTCGAGTTTCGCGACGAAGCGCTCAGCGAACACCTCGCTGGCGTTCGCGAGCATGTTCGCCGACTCAAGGAAGTTGTGCGCGAGCACGGGTTTGTAGAGGTTGAGGTCGAGTTGCCCCTCCGCGGCGCCCGCGCTCACGGCGGCGTCGTTGCCCACGACCTGCTTGTGGACCTGGTTGACGGCCTCCGCAACGACGGGGTTGATCTTCCCAGGCATGATTGAGGAGCCGGGTTGGTTCTCGGGCTGTTCTATCTCGCCGAGGCCGTTGCGCGGCCCGGAGGCGAGCAGGCGGAGGTCGTTGGCGATCTTGTTGAGGCTTCCTGCCACCGTGCGGAGTGCGCCGTGGGCCTCGGACATCGCGTCGTGGGCGGCCTGGGCCTCAAAGTGGTTGTCGGCCTCGCGGAAATCGATGCCAGTCTCCTTGCTGATGTACTCGGCCGCCTTCTCCGGGAAGTCGGGGTGCGTGTTGAGTCCCGTCCCGACGGCGGTGCCGCCGAGCGCGAGTTCCGCCAAACGCGGCTTCACGTCCTCGACGCGGCGCCGTCCCTTCTCGACCTGCGTCCGGTAGCCCCCGAACTCCTGGCCGAGTCGGACGGGCGTGGCGTCCTGCAGGTGGGTGCGCCCCGTCTTCACCACGTCGTCGAACTCCTCGGCCTTCTCGTCGAGGGCGTCCCGGAGCGTCTCCAGGGCCGGTTCGACGTCCTTCTCGACGGCCTCCAGCGCCGCGACGTGCATCGCGGTCGGGATGACGTCGTTGCTCGACTGCCCGTAGTTCACGTCGTCGTTCGGGTGAACGGCGCGGTCGCCGACCTCCTTGCCGAGAATCTCGGCGGCGCGGTTCGCCACGACCTCGTTGACGTTCATGTTCGAGGACGTGCCGCTGCCCGTCTGGAAGACGTCGACGGGGAACTGGTCGTCGTGCTCGCCCGCGATGACCTCGTCGGCGGCGTCGGCGATGGCGTCGGCCGTCTCCTCGTCGAGGAGGCCGAGGTCGTAGTTCGCCTGCGCGGCGGCCTTCTTCACGACGCCGAGCGCTCGCACGAACCGCCGCCCGAAGGTGATGCCCGAGATGGGGAAGTTCTCGACGGCGCGCTGGGTCTGGGCGCCCCAGTAGGCGTCCGCCGGCACCTGCATCTCCCCTAAACTGTCCCGCTCCGTCCGGTAGTCCTCGCTCATGTGCAGAACGTGGGGAGGTGGCTGCGTAAAACCCACCGAATCGGGTCGGCGTTGTCGCGAGCGCTCAGTCCCGCTGAGCCTCGTACTCCTCGGGGGTGTACGTCGACAGTTCGAGCGCGTGGACGTCTGTCGTCATGACGCCGTCGAGGGCGTCGTAGACGTGCTGGTGCTGCTGAACGAGGCGCTCGCCCTCGAAGGCGGGGGAGACGACCGTGGCGCGGAGGTGGTCCTCGTCGTGGTCACCGCGCATCTTCGTCACCGTCGCCTCGCTGTCCGGAATCGCGTCCTCGATGAGCGCTTCGACGTCGGAGAGGTCCATACGCCACCTGGGTGGGCCGGCGAGAAAAGCGCGTGGGTCGACCCTGCTATCCCCCGCTTGTGTCTGGAAGGTCGGCTCGTACCACGTCTAGCGGTGGTCTCGGACACCACCGAGCGCCAGTCGCCCGGCTACAACCCGCAACTCAGGTCCACTGGTCGAGACCGGTCTGCGTGACCGCCTCCTCGATGCGGGAGAACCCCCGTTCGACCTCGTCGGCGTCGACCTCCCACTGCTCAGTGACGAACTCGCGGGCTGCCGCCACGTCCGGCGAGAGGGCGGTCTCGATGTCGTAGTCGTCGGTGACGTCCGGGTTCAGGAACAGTTCGCGGATGCGGTCGCCGTACTCGACGTACTCGTCCTCGGCGTCGAGGACGGCCCAGAGGTCGCCGTGTTCGTGGATTGCTTTCAGCGCCGTCTTCGGCCCGAAACCGTCGATTCCGGGGTTGAAGTCCGTCCCGCAGAGGATGCCGACGTCGACGAGCTGTTCCCACGTCAGGTCGTGACGGTCGAGCGTCGCCTGGAAGTCCATGCGCTCGGGGTCGCCCTTGCTCGTCAACTGGCGGAGCGTCAGCGGCGACCCGAGCAGGAGGCAGTCGTAGTCGTCGCTGCCGGCGTAGTCGACAGCGTCGTCGACGCGCGCCATGTAGGAGGCCTGCGCCTCGCCCTCCGCGGGCGCCTCGACCTGC
Encoded proteins:
- a CDS encoding membrane protein → MKLHPLSIPYRVVSRGVGMAWAFLVGGVALAQGDPLLTSGAVVLAVLAIAAVFTYEVAYYRRFHYELTPDSLDIYSGVFSRREREIPLRRVQNVDVTRSFVARLLGLAKVDVETAGGGGTEASLRYVSREEAQRLQEEVRERRAAAQGKTGTPSAEAEGADERAPGDLAEAESTESTRRGETLFELSNRDLALYGALSFDPRLFSSVLAFAPFLVPFVSDRVEITRFGVVLLVAIAVVAMVALWVVSAVARMVRFYGFELRRVGDDLRYERGLFEVKDGTIPLSKLQTVSVEDNPLMRRYGFASLAVETAGYAPGSSPSGGSEAAIPIASRAAVFEMADTLEPFHDIRLSRPPERARKRYIRRYLFVGVGLLVVGYAISRFLVSFPWQALVPLLVLAVPAADRAHRNRGYDLGPDHVVTQAGFWRRQTRIVPYDRVQTVIRRQTVFQRRWSLTSVVVDTAGSRSIAGSDAAALDRDDEEADDISDNVETRLLDALGSD
- a CDS encoding membrane protein: MERLDSRVRLVWFVRVLVFATVAAVLAGVAVANVDFLGVVAPVVAVAAVFGTIGVLGTIHLLLRYRAWRFDVREDTLYIERGVLVSVRTVVPYVRVQHVDARRGPLQRLLGLGSVVVYTAGSRGADVSIPGLTAARADEAQETLRRLAIESEPTEGDAGDAV
- a CDS encoding aspartate ammonia-lyase (catalyzes the formation of fumarate from aspartate), which gives rise to MSEDYRTERDSLGEMQVPADAYWGAQTQRAVENFPISGITFGRRFVRALGVVKKAAAQANYDLGLLDEETADAIADAADEVIAGEHDDQFPVDVFQTGSGTSSNMNVNEVVANRAAEILGKEVGDRAVHPNDDVNYGQSSNDVIPTAMHVAALEAVEKDVEPALETLRDALDEKAEEFDDVVKTGRTHLQDATPVRLGQEFGGYRTQVEKGRRRVEDVKPRLAELALGGTAVGTGLNTHPDFPEKAAEYISKETGIDFREADNHFEAQAAHDAMSEAHGALRTVAGSLNKIANDLRLLASGPRNGLGEIEQPENQPGSSIMPGKINPVVAEAVNQVHKQVVGNDAAVSAGAAEGQLDLNLYKPVLAHNFLESANMLANASEVFAERFVAKLEANEEHCERQVDRSMALATALNPAIGYDKASEVAKTALKEGKTVKEVVVEKGYLSEEEAEDALDPEKMTHRGIPGQD
- a CDS encoding BolA family transcriptional regulator produces the protein MDLSDVEALIEDAIPDSEATVTKMRGDHDEDHLRATVVSPAFEGERLVQQHQHVYDALDGVMTTDVHALELSTYTPEEYEAQRD
- a CDS encoding endonuclease is translated as MGNADLRQLAAIEEVPFADVEGSVVAVDVHNWLYKYLTTTVQWTSDDVYTTAAGTEVANLVGVVQGLPKFFEHDLTPVFVWDGGVTELKDEEIEERRDQREEYEEQLADAREAGDHLEAARLDARTQRLTETIHETTRELFDLLDVPQVEAPAEGEAQASYMARVDDAVDYAGSDDYDCLLLGSPLTLRQLTSKGDPERMDFQATLDRHDLTWEQLVDVGILCGTDFNPGIDGFGPKTALKAIHEHGDLWAVLDAEDEYVEYGDRIRELFLNPDVTDDYDIETALSPDVAAAREFVTEQWEVDADEVERGFSRIEEAVTQTGLDQWT